From Cyclopterus lumpus isolate fCycLum1 chromosome 2, fCycLum1.pri, whole genome shotgun sequence, a single genomic window includes:
- the LOC117745291 gene encoding helix-loop-helix protein 2-like, with amino-acid sequence MMLSPDQAEADLSWTQSDPESMLNGLRSTGCTSDEPVEEEERAKCRSDQPLSREEKRRRRRATAKYRSAHATRERIRVEAFNVAFAELRKLLPTLPPDKKLSKIEILRLAICYISYLNHVLDV; translated from the coding sequence ATGATGTTGAGCCCGGACCAGGCGGAGGCGGACCTCTCCTGGACCCAGTCCGACCCGGAGTCGATGCTCAACGGCCTCAGGTCCACCGGCTGCACCTCGGACGAGCccgtggaggaagaggagagggccAAGTGCCGGTCCGACCAGCCCCTGAGccgagaggaaaagaggaggcgGCGGAGGGCCACGGCCAAGTACCGCTCGGCCCACGCCACCCGAGAGCGGATCCGCGTGGAGGCGTTCAACGTGGCCTTCGCGGAGCTGAGGAAATTACTCCCCACCTTGCCCCCGGACAAGAAGCTCTCCAAGATCGAGATCCTCAGACTGGCGATATGCTACATCTCCTATCTCAATCACGTGTTGGATGTTTAA